The following are encoded together in the Buteo buteo chromosome 2, bButBut1.hap1.1, whole genome shotgun sequence genome:
- the RBBP8NL gene encoding RBBP8 N-terminal-like protein isoform X3 produces the protein MTTESFAEFLNKLKEIHEKEVQGLQSKLTELTTEKCRDAQRIEELFAKNHQLREQQKVLKENVKVLENRCMVTQELAKKKQNEYETSHFQSLQHIFILTNETNRLREENKTLKEELKRLRSLEDRTKHPGVTSRESTSTPSSPLALLSPVSRNAGTEKAAHRGAEEAHHDVPGVELGEEKPAGQRNSPSSRTSPGTVLQEVSLAEVVSQRIANQLHGTIALVRPGSKPCLLEKSPSGAAVSPSARKTPLPPERERSPSLEAYLTASKPDSPKVAPSYENLKLTARREQLCLLHKHLSPHQLGLASNCASADRDGSSFSSHLLRAKDTDGRTRSHDGWEDRAALLKLPATMVYVRDQHLEEKLHLLKHRERLQHFLMQQCQSGQRVDGDPKPASEERALSPWPSITPGCKEERSFPEDAADGKDEKELWLNQDSSELREKPKAARDDGTDVPLDLSDSGRGRETNWHNRREPRGSGSPQPSPGESLAVPPARGPCGRHGAERDNLRFPYCWPDATQVLPGDVEEEEEEEEEDAAVLAPSQAHPTKNSAPSDPEALPETGVRLDDSAQKGEADDNDAESGKQESDEPDTTDSEVAAPYEDDILQEAEADGKYFCTKDKAHALQKKRKRGQDPWTKGAKKSMRGRKKVKAEQCSAAITTELENCSASHNDTSEES, from the exons ATGACCACGGAGAGTTTTGCAGAGTTCCTGAATAAGCTCAAGGAAATCCACGAGAAAGAGGTCCAAG GTCTGCAAAGCAAGCTGACGGAGCTGACGACGGAGAAGTGCCG CGATGCTCAGAGAATTGAAGAGCTGTTTGCTAAAAATCACCAATTAAGGGAACAGCAGAAGGTCCTTAAAGAAAACGTAAAGGTGTTAGAAAACag ATGCATGGTCACCCAGGAACTggcaaaaaagaagcagaatgaGTACGAGACCTCCCATTTCCAGAGCCTGCAGCACATCTTCATCCTCA CTAACGAGACGAACCGCCTGAGGGAAGAGAACAAAACTCTCAAGGAAGAACTGAAGAGACTCCGGAGTCTGGA GGACAGGACAAAGCACCCAGGAGTCACCTCCAGAGAAAGCACCTCCACCCCCAGCTCTCCTTTGGCTTTGCTGTCCCCAGTGAGCAGGAACGCTGGCACGGAGAAAGCAGCTCACAGGGGAGCAGAAGAAGCCCACCATGACGTGCCGGGCGTCGAGCTGGGAgaag aaaagccTGCAGGACAGAGAAACTCTCCAAGCAGTAGGACTTCCCCAGGCACTGTCCTCCAAGAAGTCAGCCTCGCAGAAGTG GTGTCCCAAAGGATCGCCAACCAGCTGCACGGAACCATCGCCTTGGTGAGACCCGGCTCCAAACCCTGTCTCCTGGAAAAAAGTCCTTCGGGGGCAGCAGTGTCCCCATCGGCAAGGAAGACCCCTCTCCCGCCGGAGCGTGAGCGGAGCCCCAGCCTTGAGGC TTATTTAACAGCAAGCAAACCGGACTCCCCCAAGGTTGCTCCATCCTACGAAAATCTAAAACTGACTGCCCGgagggagcagctctgcctcctccacAAGCACCTTTCCCCGCACCAGTTGGGGCTGGCAAGTAACTGCGCTTCGGCTGACCGGGACggcagcagcttctccagccATTTGCTCAGGGCCAAAGACACCGACGGCCGGACGCGGTCGCACGATGGCTGGGAAGATCGCGCAGCCTTGCTGAAGCTCCCTGCCACCATGGTGTACGTGAGGGACCAGCACCTGGAGGAGAAGCTGCACCTCCTCAAGCACAGGGAGCGGCTGCAGCATTTCCTCATGCAGCAATGCCAGTCAGGCCAGCGGGTGGATGGAGACCCAAAGCCCGCGTCCGAGGAGCGGGCCCTCTCCCCGTGGCCAAGCATCACGCCAGGATGCAAGGAGGAAAGGTCCTTCCCGGAGGATGCTGCTGATGGGAAGGACGAGAAAGAGCTTTGGCTGAACCAGGACAGCTCCGAGCTCCGAGAAAAGCCGAAGGCAGCAAGGGACGATGGCACAGACGTGCCGCTGGATCTATCAGACTCTGGCCGTGGCAGGGAAACAAACTGGCACAACCGCCGGGAGCCACGGGGGTCCGGCAGCCCACAGCCGAGCCCCGGGGAGAGCCTCGCCGTGCCGCCAGCCCGCGGCCCCTGCGGGAGACACGGGGCAGAGCGGGACAACTTGCGTTTCCCCTACTGCTGGCCCGATGCCACCCAGGTACTGCCTGGTGATgtcgaggaggaggaggaagaggaggaggaggatgcagcTGTG CTCGCACCCTCACAGGCACATCCGACAAAAAACTCCGCGCCGAGCGACCCAGAGGCCCTTCCAGAGACGGGGGTGAGACTGGATGACAGCGCACAGAAGGGAGAAGCAG ATGACAATGATGCTGAGTCTGGGAAGCAGGAATCTGATGAGCCGGACACGACAGACAGTGAG GTGGCTGCCCCATATGAAGATGATATCCTACAAGAAGCCGAGGCTgatgggaaatatttttgcacCAAAGACAAGGCTCATGCGctgcagaagaagagaaaaagaggacaGGACCCCTGGACAAAAG GAGCTAAGAAGTCaatgagagggagaaagaaagtcAAAGCGGAGCAGTGCTCGGCAGCGATCACGACAGAACTGGAGAACTGCTCCGCTTCCCACAACGATACCTCTGAGGAGAGCTAa
- the RBBP8NL gene encoding RBBP8 N-terminal-like protein isoform X1 has protein sequence MTTESFAEFLNKLKEIHEKEVQGLQSKLTELTTEKCRDAQRIEELFAKNHQLREQQKVLKENVKVLENRLRAGLCDRCMVTQELAKKKQNEYETSHFQSLQHIFILTNETNRLREENKTLKEELKRLRSLEDRTKHPGVTSRESTSTPSSPLALLSPVSRNAGTEKAAHRGAEEAHHDVPGVELGEEKPAGQRNSPSSRTSPGTVLQEVSLAEVVSQRIANQLHGTIALVRPGSKPCLLEKSPSGAAVSPSARKTPLPPERERSPSLEAYLTASKPDSPKVAPSYENLKLTARREQLCLLHKHLSPHQLGLASNCASADRDGSSFSSHLLRAKDTDGRTRSHDGWEDRAALLKLPATMVYVRDQHLEEKLHLLKHRERLQHFLMQQCQSGQRVDGDPKPASEERALSPWPSITPGCKEERSFPEDAADGKDEKELWLNQDSSELREKPKAARDDGTDVPLDLSDSGRGRETNWHNRREPRGSGSPQPSPGESLAVPPARGPCGRHGAERDNLRFPYCWPDATQVLPGDVEEEEEEEEEDAAVLAPSQAHPTKNSAPSDPEALPETGVRLDDSAQKGEADDNDAESGKQESDEPDTTDSEVAAPYEDDILQEAEADGKYFCTKDKAHALQKKRKRGQDPWTKGAKKSMRGRKKVKAEQCSAAITTELENCSASHNDTSEES, from the exons ATGACCACGGAGAGTTTTGCAGAGTTCCTGAATAAGCTCAAGGAAATCCACGAGAAAGAGGTCCAAG GTCTGCAAAGCAAGCTGACGGAGCTGACGACGGAGAAGTGCCG CGATGCTCAGAGAATTGAAGAGCTGTTTGCTAAAAATCACCAATTAAGGGAACAGCAGAAGGTCCTTAAAGAAAACGTAAAGGTGTTAGAAAACag GCTGCGAGCGGGTCTCTGCGACAGATGCATGGTCACCCAGGAACTggcaaaaaagaagcagaatgaGTACGAGACCTCCCATTTCCAGAGCCTGCAGCACATCTTCATCCTCA CTAACGAGACGAACCGCCTGAGGGAAGAGAACAAAACTCTCAAGGAAGAACTGAAGAGACTCCGGAGTCTGGA GGACAGGACAAAGCACCCAGGAGTCACCTCCAGAGAAAGCACCTCCACCCCCAGCTCTCCTTTGGCTTTGCTGTCCCCAGTGAGCAGGAACGCTGGCACGGAGAAAGCAGCTCACAGGGGAGCAGAAGAAGCCCACCATGACGTGCCGGGCGTCGAGCTGGGAgaag aaaagccTGCAGGACAGAGAAACTCTCCAAGCAGTAGGACTTCCCCAGGCACTGTCCTCCAAGAAGTCAGCCTCGCAGAAGTG GTGTCCCAAAGGATCGCCAACCAGCTGCACGGAACCATCGCCTTGGTGAGACCCGGCTCCAAACCCTGTCTCCTGGAAAAAAGTCCTTCGGGGGCAGCAGTGTCCCCATCGGCAAGGAAGACCCCTCTCCCGCCGGAGCGTGAGCGGAGCCCCAGCCTTGAGGC TTATTTAACAGCAAGCAAACCGGACTCCCCCAAGGTTGCTCCATCCTACGAAAATCTAAAACTGACTGCCCGgagggagcagctctgcctcctccacAAGCACCTTTCCCCGCACCAGTTGGGGCTGGCAAGTAACTGCGCTTCGGCTGACCGGGACggcagcagcttctccagccATTTGCTCAGGGCCAAAGACACCGACGGCCGGACGCGGTCGCACGATGGCTGGGAAGATCGCGCAGCCTTGCTGAAGCTCCCTGCCACCATGGTGTACGTGAGGGACCAGCACCTGGAGGAGAAGCTGCACCTCCTCAAGCACAGGGAGCGGCTGCAGCATTTCCTCATGCAGCAATGCCAGTCAGGCCAGCGGGTGGATGGAGACCCAAAGCCCGCGTCCGAGGAGCGGGCCCTCTCCCCGTGGCCAAGCATCACGCCAGGATGCAAGGAGGAAAGGTCCTTCCCGGAGGATGCTGCTGATGGGAAGGACGAGAAAGAGCTTTGGCTGAACCAGGACAGCTCCGAGCTCCGAGAAAAGCCGAAGGCAGCAAGGGACGATGGCACAGACGTGCCGCTGGATCTATCAGACTCTGGCCGTGGCAGGGAAACAAACTGGCACAACCGCCGGGAGCCACGGGGGTCCGGCAGCCCACAGCCGAGCCCCGGGGAGAGCCTCGCCGTGCCGCCAGCCCGCGGCCCCTGCGGGAGACACGGGGCAGAGCGGGACAACTTGCGTTTCCCCTACTGCTGGCCCGATGCCACCCAGGTACTGCCTGGTGATgtcgaggaggaggaggaagaggaggaggaggatgcagcTGTG CTCGCACCCTCACAGGCACATCCGACAAAAAACTCCGCGCCGAGCGACCCAGAGGCCCTTCCAGAGACGGGGGTGAGACTGGATGACAGCGCACAGAAGGGAGAAGCAG ATGACAATGATGCTGAGTCTGGGAAGCAGGAATCTGATGAGCCGGACACGACAGACAGTGAG GTGGCTGCCCCATATGAAGATGATATCCTACAAGAAGCCGAGGCTgatgggaaatatttttgcacCAAAGACAAGGCTCATGCGctgcagaagaagagaaaaagaggacaGGACCCCTGGACAAAAG GAGCTAAGAAGTCaatgagagggagaaagaaagtcAAAGCGGAGCAGTGCTCGGCAGCGATCACGACAGAACTGGAGAACTGCTCCGCTTCCCACAACGATACCTCTGAGGAGAGCTAa
- the RBBP8NL gene encoding RBBP8 N-terminal-like protein isoform X2, with translation MTTESFAEFLNKLKEIHEKEVQGLQSKLTELTTEKCRDAQRIEELFAKNHQLREQQKVLKENVKVLENRLRAGLCDRCMVTQELAKKKQNEYETSHFQSLQHIFILTNETNRLREENKTLKEELKRLRSLEDRTKHPGVTSRESTSTPSSPLALLSPVSRNAGTEKAAHRGAEEAHHDVPGVELGEEKPAGQRNSPSSRTSPGTVLQEVSLAEVVSQRIANQLHGTIALVRPGSKPCLLEKSPSGAAVSPSARKTPLPPERERSPSLEAYLTASKPDSPKVAPSYENLKLTARREQLCLLHKHLSPHQLGLASNCASADRDGSSFSSHLLRAKDTDGRTRSHDGWEDRAALLKLPATMVYVRDQHLEEKLHLLKHRERLQHFLMQQCQSGQRVDGDPKPASEERALSPWPSITPGCKEERSFPEDAADGKDEKELWLNQDSSELREKPKAARDDGTDVPLDLSDSGRGRETNWHNRREPRGSGSPQPSPGESLAVPPARGPCGRHGAERDNLRFPYCWPDATQVLPGDVEEEEEEEEEDAAVAHPTKNSAPSDPEALPETGVRLDDSAQKGEADDNDAESGKQESDEPDTTDSEVAAPYEDDILQEAEADGKYFCTKDKAHALQKKRKRGQDPWTKGAKKSMRGRKKVKAEQCSAAITTELENCSASHNDTSEES, from the exons ATGACCACGGAGAGTTTTGCAGAGTTCCTGAATAAGCTCAAGGAAATCCACGAGAAAGAGGTCCAAG GTCTGCAAAGCAAGCTGACGGAGCTGACGACGGAGAAGTGCCG CGATGCTCAGAGAATTGAAGAGCTGTTTGCTAAAAATCACCAATTAAGGGAACAGCAGAAGGTCCTTAAAGAAAACGTAAAGGTGTTAGAAAACag GCTGCGAGCGGGTCTCTGCGACAGATGCATGGTCACCCAGGAACTggcaaaaaagaagcagaatgaGTACGAGACCTCCCATTTCCAGAGCCTGCAGCACATCTTCATCCTCA CTAACGAGACGAACCGCCTGAGGGAAGAGAACAAAACTCTCAAGGAAGAACTGAAGAGACTCCGGAGTCTGGA GGACAGGACAAAGCACCCAGGAGTCACCTCCAGAGAAAGCACCTCCACCCCCAGCTCTCCTTTGGCTTTGCTGTCCCCAGTGAGCAGGAACGCTGGCACGGAGAAAGCAGCTCACAGGGGAGCAGAAGAAGCCCACCATGACGTGCCGGGCGTCGAGCTGGGAgaag aaaagccTGCAGGACAGAGAAACTCTCCAAGCAGTAGGACTTCCCCAGGCACTGTCCTCCAAGAAGTCAGCCTCGCAGAAGTG GTGTCCCAAAGGATCGCCAACCAGCTGCACGGAACCATCGCCTTGGTGAGACCCGGCTCCAAACCCTGTCTCCTGGAAAAAAGTCCTTCGGGGGCAGCAGTGTCCCCATCGGCAAGGAAGACCCCTCTCCCGCCGGAGCGTGAGCGGAGCCCCAGCCTTGAGGC TTATTTAACAGCAAGCAAACCGGACTCCCCCAAGGTTGCTCCATCCTACGAAAATCTAAAACTGACTGCCCGgagggagcagctctgcctcctccacAAGCACCTTTCCCCGCACCAGTTGGGGCTGGCAAGTAACTGCGCTTCGGCTGACCGGGACggcagcagcttctccagccATTTGCTCAGGGCCAAAGACACCGACGGCCGGACGCGGTCGCACGATGGCTGGGAAGATCGCGCAGCCTTGCTGAAGCTCCCTGCCACCATGGTGTACGTGAGGGACCAGCACCTGGAGGAGAAGCTGCACCTCCTCAAGCACAGGGAGCGGCTGCAGCATTTCCTCATGCAGCAATGCCAGTCAGGCCAGCGGGTGGATGGAGACCCAAAGCCCGCGTCCGAGGAGCGGGCCCTCTCCCCGTGGCCAAGCATCACGCCAGGATGCAAGGAGGAAAGGTCCTTCCCGGAGGATGCTGCTGATGGGAAGGACGAGAAAGAGCTTTGGCTGAACCAGGACAGCTCCGAGCTCCGAGAAAAGCCGAAGGCAGCAAGGGACGATGGCACAGACGTGCCGCTGGATCTATCAGACTCTGGCCGTGGCAGGGAAACAAACTGGCACAACCGCCGGGAGCCACGGGGGTCCGGCAGCCCACAGCCGAGCCCCGGGGAGAGCCTCGCCGTGCCGCCAGCCCGCGGCCCCTGCGGGAGACACGGGGCAGAGCGGGACAACTTGCGTTTCCCCTACTGCTGGCCCGATGCCACCCAGGTACTGCCTGGTGATgtcgaggaggaggaggaagaggaggaggaggatgcagcTGTG GCACATCCGACAAAAAACTCCGCGCCGAGCGACCCAGAGGCCCTTCCAGAGACGGGGGTGAGACTGGATGACAGCGCACAGAAGGGAGAAGCAG ATGACAATGATGCTGAGTCTGGGAAGCAGGAATCTGATGAGCCGGACACGACAGACAGTGAG GTGGCTGCCCCATATGAAGATGATATCCTACAAGAAGCCGAGGCTgatgggaaatatttttgcacCAAAGACAAGGCTCATGCGctgcagaagaagagaaaaagaggacaGGACCCCTGGACAAAAG GAGCTAAGAAGTCaatgagagggagaaagaaagtcAAAGCGGAGCAGTGCTCGGCAGCGATCACGACAGAACTGGAGAACTGCTCCGCTTCCCACAACGATACCTCTGAGGAGAGCTAa